ataaaaaaaagatccCACTGAATTGAATTGGGATTTTGAAAAATCCTGTCTTTTAGCCAGTAGCGAAAGTTGATAAAATTGAATATGCATGGTGCGTGGACATTACAATGAAACTTCCAATCAACATACTTAGAGCATGATTAGTGGGGAGTACTCACAAAGTTACTCCCCTATTTGGGCcccaaaataatattaaacaacCCAAAAATGGGTCCAATATCGAAGAATCGATATCCTGGGAAGGAGTTTGAGCAACACTTGAAGAACGCTACGTGGCGACTTGTGAATGGgtgtttgttaaatataaaagcgtttttttattttttactcattttcttttcttttcttccccaaaatctctctctcttctctctcgagaACTCCGGCGAAAAAAATGGCGATTCATATGTAATcgggaaaagaagaaagagagaagaatcgAGTTATCAATTGGATTAAGCAGTCTGCCCAAgtgatcttcttcattcttAAGGGTTTCGTTCCTATCCTTCTAgggtttgttctctctctctcaatccaaTTGTATCGCTCTgttattctttttcttaacgCGTCGcgtctctgatttttttgttttgtttcttcgtcgtctcttgttgcaggttttttaaAGCCAGTTTAATCTGAGTGTCGCTCACCCGGCCTCTGGGTGAGTTCCTCTTCTAGGATTTGGCTTTGATCTTTCGGTGATTGATTTATCGTGTTGCTTCcgtattttgtaaaatatgtttactattccgtattttgtaaaatatgtttaagtttgtaaaatattgttttctattttatgtaatataaaaaatttaaataattgttttatcattttagataattaaagtttgataattaataaatcaaaattaaaaatttattatttaaatgtttgagtAACCTCTTTGGAGTTCTCTAGTAATAGGATAATTTTGCTTAGGTTCTCTTAGAGTTACttaacttaatttatgattatttatataattaattaatgtaagAGTAACCATGGtgggttactccactaatgatggtcttaaGTTGTCTAGAtcttatataaagaaaatgaaaaagatatatataattaaatactgagtgaaaagaaatatatagaaaatatcatttaagaATAGAAAAGTTGTAATACACGCTAACATAGAaattaagtaaaacaaaaattctacTAAAAGAAAGTGCCACACTTGTCGTCCACATGCGTAAAGCTAGGCTGCCTATTTGTttacttgcaagttgcaactatgaattaattaataattggAAAATTTGATTAAACTATACGTATCCCAAAGTCTACTCTTTGAGTCGTCCTCTTGGCTGATACGTTCAGATTCTGATTATAAAACCCTTGTTGAGTTCGATCCTTTCATTACCAAAGATAACTCAGTTTACTTCAAGGTATGTCTCTTCTTACACGTATTTAACTATAAGGACTTTTAAGCTTTTGTGGAACGTATATTGATTGGATTCTCGTCattgtaacatatttttttttttatgcagcATGGACGGCGAAGCTCAAGAGACCCATTTACTTCAAGGGATTCCAGACAATTATGGAGGTGTTAAGGTGGACTTGACGGAGCCAATGACTGTTGAAGATTTTGTCCCAAAACTGAGCGCTTCACTTGTGGCATGGAGAAGTCAGGTATTTCATTACGAGACCACTTCAGATTTGAGCCGCCTtagattgtttctttttctatctATAAGGAGACTCTTTAGGATAAAAATTATAGTCTACTACTGTCAATGAGTTGAGATATGGATATTTTCAGGGGAAGAAGGGAATATGGATGAAACTGGCTGATGGGCTTGACAATCTGATTGCACCAGCGAAAGCGGTAATTAAGTAGTTATGTTGTAAActatatgtgttttttattaattgattcttCTTGTTCAATTTTGGTGAttgcatttttgttgtttgttttttttttttttcgtgtcaGGAAGGGTTTGTATGCCACCATGCCGAGAGAGAATACACAATGCTTACATCTTGGATCTCTGAGCTACCTAACACTCTTCCTGCCAATGCGTCCCGTCGTATTGGAGTCGGTGCTTTTGTCCTAAACAAGAATACGAGAGAGGTAACAACTTATTAGCGTCTACTTTTCTTGGTCCATTTCTTTGAATCCTAATGGCTCGATAAAAGACTCAAATCAGTAAAAAGATGTAAgcattttcttttctaatgtAGCCAGTGATTGGACTAGAGAGGCCGTTAATTTCTTCTATAATGTATaggtcttctttttttccttccgTTTCCGTACCATGATGTTTATTTATTTCCGACTAGTATTTCGATCTCTGGCACGATTACAACAAACTTGAACCAGATATTTCCATGTGAAGGTGCTCGTGGTCCAGGAGATTGATGGTCATTTCAAAGGTACAGGCGTGTGGAAACTACCTACCGGTGTTATTAACGAGGTGCGCTTATGGGATTCTCGCACATTGTTTTTAGTTTAGTCTGATCTTATACCTAAAGGAATATGTACTATATAGTACAAGAAGCTAGAGTTTAAAGCTTTAGAGAATTGACAAAAACAGCCTAAACAATCtcggttttttttctttttgcttatgATTTTATACTTCCCTATGATATCACAGGGTGAGAATATTTGGGAAGGAGCACTTAGGGAAGTCGAAGAAGAAACTGGTGTACGTGTCTAGCTTCAAATCCCTAATAACATctattgttttttggttttatgtcgATGTACTGGAATCTGAATTCGTGTTTTCTATTGGTCTTTTACTTCAGATTAAGACAAAATTTGTAGAAGTCTTGGCTTTCAGGTAACAAGTTACAATATCTTCAAACCATCTTCCCTGATCGGTTTAATTAATCTTGACTTCATTTTATTGTCCTCTCGCAGGGAAAGCCACCAAGCATTCTTGGAAAGAAAAACGGATCTATTTTTCTTATGTGAGTTAGAACCAATTACTTTTGAAATTAAGATACAAGACTCTGAAATCTTGGCTGCTAAggtaaaacatcttatatatatattataatgaagCTGAACCAAGATGATTTTAGTTATTGAAGATGTTTTTGATCTCTTGTTGTGGGGTTTTCGCAGTGGATGCCGATTGAGGAATATGTAAACCAACCCTGGAACCAGAAGAAAGAGATGTTTAGGTTTATGGCTAACATCTGCTTGAAGAGATCGCAGGAGATGGAATACATGGGTTTCTCCACTGTCCGCACAATGGGTAGGGAGAACTATCTTTACTGCAACTCTGATCATGCCAACCTCCTCAACGCAACGCGTGGCCTAGCCTCCATCTCTACTCCCACCCCTCGTTGAAACCCTCTTCAGAAACATGTTTATGCTTCTTTGTGTTCATGTCTATTGTTCAATAAAAGCATCAGTCTAGTGTGTACAAAGACTGGAAACTTCTTTATATAATCCATCCACCATTCGCTCATTGCAATACAAACTTCATTTATCTGTGACTTTTGTCACATCGCTGACGTTGAGTGATTCACTCTATATCAATTCACTAGGCgaggtggaaaaaaaaaagctcaattaaaattagtttaaacGTTTTATCAAGCACCTTTGTGGGGTATTCAAAATAGAATTTTTGAGGATTTtggatatttagaagatttatagtgagtttttaagatatttggtggatttattattattttctatttttgaaaagaagaaatagtttgtgatttgatgagatttgatAAGATTTGGTGAGACTTAAGTGGGTTTCAAAGAGATTCTCAAGTCCAGAAACGAGATGTGTTCATATAGCATAACACAAGAGccatacaaaagaaacaaaaataatgtaacCCAACCATTAACTACGTACAAACTTGATGATACTTCCATCTAAAATGTAGTATCGCAGCCAGGTCCACCATGTATCACGTAAATTATTGAACtactaacaaaaattaaatcaaacttAATTTCTccgttttcaaaaaaaaaaacaaaagatagtaGATTTGATATGTATCACAAAGGCATATATcataaaccaaattaaactaccaacatatatataacacaaaacagagagcaCAATGaagtgcaaaaaaaaatcaaatattaatttacactCGCGAGTTATTCATGTGATACAACGAAATCCCGCATGGGGAAAAAAAGAGGTATAGAAAGCATTGAAGTCATTAAATGTATATAGATCAAGCTTTGATCTCAAACCTTGAATACTTAATGGATCCAATGGAGATATCGATTTCAATGAGGTTATCTTCTTCCATGAAATCGTTGAATAGATCAAAAAGCCTGAAATCTTGGACTTTGTTGTTTTGGAGATATAGATGATTCTTATTACTGGTGTAGTGGTGACCAACGTAATGACCACTCGGTAAAGACAGCTCTATGAGGCTCTCATCATCGGGGATTGCGTTGTCTTCATCCTCACCATTGGTGGTTTCGAGATTTTCCTCCGATTTTGGTGTTATATCTTCAGTGACAACATAGTCTCGATCTTGATGTTGTTCTTGACTATGTTTTGATGATTGGAATGGGGGAGGAGGAAGTGAGActgggaagaagaaagaggagaagaacaaaGCAGCACAAGTAAGGATGAGATGCAAGAAACGAAGTCCAAGGATGTGAAGAAGCGGAGGGGCGAGGAGAGAGAGCCATGAAAAAGGTCTCTTTAACAAAATTGAAGCCAAACTCATTAAGCAgtactcttctcttttcttctcaagattCATTCCCAAGTACTCTCAAATAATATTAGatagacgaaaccctaaaaaagaaagaaaaaaaaccctataaTTGGGTTGATGTTAGAACTTAAGTACGTACTAGGCTTTGGATTCTTAATCAGAAAAGGCTCTGTATCTATATTTAGGAATAACATCAAAATGGAAAGGCTATTAATAGTAATACCGCCCGGCTATTAGTAGTAAAACCGCTCTAGGTAAATGCAGGATTGATTATATTAATGCAAACACAAAACCAGAAACCAGtccattgtttgttttgcttcgAGATTTGAGGAGCAACAGCTCCAACCTGCACTCACTACTCCCGATTCTTCAGTATTTCGGAGTTACCgactaattatataatttcaaatagTTTTACTCTCATGTTGTACTACTATGCATAGTttctaactaaataaataaaatgcaTCTAACTTgtgaacttttaaaataaaatttgtcatGATCAGGATAATCAAATGATCAATCCACATTCAAACTTTTGTTATATAAACCTTAGAGTGCTAATTGTTCCTCATAAATAACTTTTTGACAATTTATCTTTCATTGTAGTACTCTTAAATGTATATAGACTTTAAATTGCCCATTAATTTACTTATCAAACTTAGTAGATGTGTGTAATATatccaacaaataaaaaaccagaatAATTTGAGCATCTGAAATTGATTCTCTTGGAGAATTCAAAGGCCAAAAAGCCTTGAGCTTTGAACTTGTGTACATTGTCCAAGGCATAGAGAGTTGGTA
The Camelina sativa cultivar DH55 chromosome 15, Cs, whole genome shotgun sequence DNA segment above includes these coding regions:
- the LOC104747126 gene encoding nudix hydrolase 6, whose protein sequence is MDGEAQETHLLQGIPDNYGGVKVDLTEPMTVEDFVPKLSASLVAWRSQGKKGIWMKLADGLDNLIAPAKAEGFVCHHAEREYTMLTSWISELPNTLPANASRRIGVGAFVLNKNTREVLVVQEIDGHFKGTGVWKLPTGVINEGENIWEGALREVEEETGIKTKFVEVLAFRESHQAFLERKTDLFFLCELEPITFEIKIQDSEILAAKWMPIEEYVNQPWNQKKEMFRFMANICLKRSQEMEYMGFSTVRTMGRENYLYCNSDHANLLNATRGLASISTPTPR
- the LOC104747127 gene encoding LOW QUALITY PROTEIN: uncharacterized protein LOC104747127 (The sequence of the model RefSeq protein was modified relative to this genomic sequence to represent the inferred CDS: deleted 1 base in 1 codon; substituted 1 base at 1 genomic stop codon), translating into MVAHGLPTLYALDNVHSSKLKAFWPLNSPRESISDAQIILVGAVAPQISKQNKQWTGFWFCVCINIINPAFTXSEEYCLMSLASILLKRPFSWLSLLAPPLLHILGLRFLHLILTCAALFFSSFFFPVSLPPPPFQSSKHSQEQHQDRDYVVTEDITPKSEENLETTNGEDEDNAIPDDESLIELSLPSGHYVGHHYTSNKNHLYLQNNKVQDFRLFDLFNDFMEEDNLIEIDISIGSIKYSRFEIKA